A genomic stretch from Gorilla gorilla gorilla isolate KB3781 chromosome 20, NHGRI_mGorGor1-v2.1_pri, whole genome shotgun sequence includes:
- the RASIP1 gene encoding ras-interacting protein 1 isoform X5: MGSGLREEGQETGTLGSWRGPTDCDVIPESRNGAGPTLPRSPPPGLVSSQDAPSPLFLPGFLLPFPVPHPVLGAVAEARAVELTQASGARASGCAGPEAGAMLSGERKEGGSPRFGKLHLPVGLWINSPRKQLAKLGRRWPSAASVKSSSSDTGSRSSEPLPPPPPHVELRRVGAVKAAGGASGSRAKRISQLFRGSGTGTTGSGGAGGPGTPGGAQRWASEKKLPELAAGVAPEPPLATRATAPPGVLKIFGAGLASGANYKSVLATARSTARELVAEALERYGLAGSPGGGPGESSCVDAFALCDALGRPAAAGVGSGEWRAEHLRVLGDSERPLLVQELWRARPGWARRFELRGREEARRLEQEAFGAADSEGTGAPSWRPQKNRSRAASGGAALASPGPGTGSGAPAGSGGKERSENLSLRRSVSELSLQGRRRRQQERRQQALSMAPGAADAQIGPADPGDFDQLTQCLIQAPSNRPYFLLLQGYQDAQDFVVYVMTREQHVFGRGGNSSGRGGSPAPYVDTFLNAPDILPRHCTVRAGPEHPAMVRPSRGAPVTHNGCLLLREAELHPGDLLGLGEHFLFMYKDPRTGGSGPARPPWLPARPGATPPGPGWAFSCRLCGRGLQERGEALAAYLDGREPVLRFRPREEEALLGEIVRAAAAGAGDLPPLGPATLLALCVQHSARELELGHLPRLLGRLARLIKEAVWTLYSTLPALLDSNPFTAGAELPGPGAELGAMPPGLRPTLGVFQAALELTSQCELHPDLVSQTFGYLFFFSNASLLNSLMERGQGRPFYQWSRAVQIRTNLDLVLDWLQGAGLGDIATEFFRKLSMAVNLLCVPRTSLLKASWSSLRTDHPTLTPAQLHHLLSHYQLGPGRGPPAAWDPPPAEREAVDTGDIFESFSSHPPLILPLGSSRLRLTGPVTDDALHRELRRLRRLLWDLEQQELPANYRHGPPVATSP; this comes from the exons ATGGGCTCCGGCCTgagggaggaagggcaggaaACCGGGACCCTTGGGTCCTGGAGGGGACCAACTGACTGCGATGTAATTCCAGAATCAAGGAATGGGGCAGGGCCAACCCTACCCAGATCTCCTCCCCCAGGCCTGGTCTCCTCACAGGACGCCCCCTCCCCGCTCTTCCTGCCGGGTTTCCTCTTGCCTTTTCCTGTCCCCCACCCAGTGCTGGGAGCCGTGGCAGAGGCAAGAGCAGTGGAACTGACCCAGGCCAGTGGAGCCAGGGCCTCCGGGTGTGCCGGACCCGAAGCAGG GGCCATGCTATCTGGTGAACGGAAGGAGGGCGGAAGCCCCCGCTTCGGGAAGCTTCATCTCCCCGTGGGCCTGTGGATCAATTCCCCCAGGAAGCAGCTGGCGAAGCTGGGGCGGCGCTGGCCCAGCGCAGCCTCTGTCAA GTCTTCTTCGTCGGACACGGGGAGCCGCAGCAGCGAGCCGCTACCTCCGCCCCCGCCGCACGTGGAGCTGCGGCGAGTGGGCGCTGTGAAGGCGGCCGGGGGAGCCTCCGGTAGCCGCGCCAAGCGCATCTCCCAGCTCTTCCGGGGCTCGGGGACCGGGACCACGGGGTCCGGCGGCGCAGGAGGCCCTGGGACCCCGGGGGGCGCGCAGCGCTGGGCCAGCGAGAAGAAGCTGCCGGAGCTGGCGGCGGGCGTGGCCCCCGAGCCCCCGCTGGCTACCCGCGCCACGGCGCCCCCGGGGGTCCTCAAGATCTTCGGCGCGGGACTGGCATCGGGCGCCAACTACAAGAGCGTGCTGGCCACGGCGCGCTCCACGGCGCGCGAGCTCGTGGCCGAGGCGCTAGAGCGCTACGGCCTAGCAGGCAGCCCCGGCGGTGGCCCCGGCGAGAGCAGCTGCGTGGACGCCTTCGCTTTGTGCGACGCGCTGGGCCGGCCCGCGGCGGCGGGCGTGGGAAGCGGCGAGTGGCGGGCGGAACACCTGCGCGTGCTGGGCGACTCCGAGCGCCCGCTGCTGGTGCAGGAGCTGTGGCGGGCGCGGCCCGGCTGGGCGCGGCGCTTCGAGTTGCGCGGCCGCGAGGAGGCGCGGCGCCTGGAGCAGGAGGCCTTCGGGGCCGCGGACAGCGAAG GCACCGGCGCCCCTTCGTGGCGGCCACAGAAGAACCGCTCCCGGGCGGCGTCGGGTGGGGCAGCGCTGGCCAGTCCTGGCCCGGGGACCGGATCAGGGGCCCCAGCTGGGTCTGGAGGCAAGGAGCGCTCAGAAAACTTGTCCTTGCGGCGCAGCGTGTCGGAGCTTAGCCTtcaggggcggcggcggcggcagcaggagcggAGACAGCAGGCACTTAGCATGGCCCCAGGGGCAGCCGACGCCCAAATCGGACCTGCAGACCCCGGGGACTTCGATCAGTTGACTCAGTGCCTCATCCAGGCCCCCAGCAACCGCCCCTACTTCCTGCTGCTCCAGGGCTACCAGGACGCCCAG GACTTTGTGGTGTATGTGATGACGCGAGAGCAGCACGTGTTTGGGCGAGGTGGGAACTCGTCGGGCCGCGGCGGGTCCCCGGCTCCCTATGTGGACACCTTCCTCAACGCCCCGGACATCCTGCCGCGTCACTGCACAGTGCGCGCGGGCCCTGAGCACCCGGCCATGGTGCGCCCGTCCCGGGGCGCCCCAGTCACGCACAACGGGTGCCTCCTGCTGCGGGAGGCTGAGCTGCACCCGGGCGACCTCCTGGGGCTGGGCGAGCACTTCCTGTTCATGTACAAGGACCCCCGCACTGGGGGCTCGGGGCCTGCGAGGCCGCCGTGGTTGCCCGCGCGCCCCGGGGCCACGCCGCCGGGCCCTGGCTGGGCCTTCTCCTGTCGCCTGTGCGGCCGCGGCCTGCAGGAGCGCGGCGAGGCACTGGCCGCCTACCTGGACGGCCGTGAGCCAGTCCTGCGCTTCCGGCCGCGCGAGGAGGAGGCGCTGCTGGGCGAGATCGTGCGCGCCGCAGCCGCCGGCGCGGGAGACCTGCCGCCCCTCGGGCCCGCCACGCTGCTGGCGCTGTGCGTGCAGCATTCCGCCCGTGAGCTGGAGCTGGGCCACCTGCCACGACTGCTGGGCCGCCTGGCCCGGCTCATCAAGGAGGCCGTCTGG ACTCTATATTCAACGCTGCCTGCTCTCCTGGATAGTAACCCTTTCACAGCTGGTGCAGAGCTGCCGGGGCCTGGCGCGGAGCTGGGGGCCATGCCTCCAGGATTGAGACCTACCCTGGGCGTGTTCCAGGCAGCCTTGGAGCTGACCAGCCAGTGCGAGCTGCACCCTGACCTCGTGTCTCAGACTTTTGGCTACTTGTTCTTCTTCTCCAACGCATCCCTTCTGAACTCGCTGATGGAACGAG GTCAAGGCCGGCCTTTCTATCAATGGTCCCGAGCTGTTCAAATCCGAACCAACCTGGACCTCGTCTTGGACTGGCTACAGGGAGCTGGGCTGGGCGACATTGCCACTGAGTTCTTCCGGAAGCTCTCCATGGCTGTGAACCTGCTCTGTGTGCCCCGCACTTCCCTGCTCAAG GCTTCATGGAGCAGCCTAAGAACCGACCACCCCACCTTGACCCCCGCCCAGCTGCACCATCTGCTCAGCCACTATCAGCTGGGCCCTGGCCGCGGGCCGCCAGCCGCGTGGGACCCTCCCCCTGCAGAGCGGGAGGCTGTGGACACAG GGGACATCTTCGAAAGCTTCTCCTCGCACCCGCCCCTCATCCTCCCCCTGGGGAGCTCGCGCCTGCGCCTCACTGGTCCAGTGACGGACGATGCCTTGCACCGCGAACTCCGTAGGCTCCGTCGCCTCCTCTGGGATCTTGAGCAGCAGGAGCTGCCAGCCAATTATCGCCATGGGCCTCCCGTGGCCACGTCTCCTTGA
- the RASIP1 gene encoding ras-interacting protein 1 isoform X4: MGSGLREEGQETGTLGSWRGPTDCDVIPESRNGAGPTLPRSPPPGLVSSQDAPSPLFLPGFLLPFPVPHPVLGAVAEARAVELTQASGARASGCAGPEAGAMLSGERKEGGSPRFGKLHLPVGLWINSPRKQLAKLGRRWPSAASVKSSSSDTGSRSSEPLPPPPPHVELRRVGAVKAAGGASGSRAKRISQLFRGSGTGTTGSGGAGGPGTPGGAQRWASEKKLPELAAGVAPEPPLATRATAPPGVLKIFGAGLASGANYKSVLATARSTARELVAEALERYGLAGSPGGGPGESSCVDAFALCDALGRPAAAGVGSGEWRAEHLRVLGDSERPLLVQELWRARPGWARRFELRGREEARRLEQEAFGAADSEGTGAPSWRPQKNRSRAASGGAALASPGPGTGSGAPAGSGGKERSENLSLRRSVSELSLQGRRRRQQERRQQALSMAPGAADAQIGPADPGDFDQLTQCLIQAPSNRPYFLLLQGYQDAQDFVVYVMTREQHVFGRGGNSSGRGGSPAPYVDTFLNAPDILPRHCTVRAGPEHPAMVRPSRGAPVTHNGCLLLREAELHPGDLLGLGEHFLFMYKDPRTGGSGPARPPWLPARPGATPPGPGWAFSCRLCGRGLQERGEALAAYLDGREPVLRFRPREEEALLGEIVRAAAAGAGDLPPLGPATLLALCVQHSARELELGHLPRLLGRLARLIKEAVWTLYSTLPALLDSNPFTAGAELPGPGAELGAMPPGLRPTLGVFQAALELTSQCELHPDLVSQTFGYLFFFSNASLLNSLMERGQGRPFYQWSRAVQIRTNLDLVLDWLQGAGLGDIATEFFRKLSMAVNLLCVPRTSLLKASWSSLRTDHPTLTPAQLHHLLSHYQLGPGRGPPAAWDPPPAEREAVDTGICKASSQPFLRDLGSRFPGNGGLPSSELQLPSCPGAPRVACERTPPQELLGGHLRKLLLAPAPHPPPGELAPAPHWSSDGRCLAPRTP, translated from the exons ATGGGCTCCGGCCTgagggaggaagggcaggaaACCGGGACCCTTGGGTCCTGGAGGGGACCAACTGACTGCGATGTAATTCCAGAATCAAGGAATGGGGCAGGGCCAACCCTACCCAGATCTCCTCCCCCAGGCCTGGTCTCCTCACAGGACGCCCCCTCCCCGCTCTTCCTGCCGGGTTTCCTCTTGCCTTTTCCTGTCCCCCACCCAGTGCTGGGAGCCGTGGCAGAGGCAAGAGCAGTGGAACTGACCCAGGCCAGTGGAGCCAGGGCCTCCGGGTGTGCCGGACCCGAAGCAGG GGCCATGCTATCTGGTGAACGGAAGGAGGGCGGAAGCCCCCGCTTCGGGAAGCTTCATCTCCCCGTGGGCCTGTGGATCAATTCCCCCAGGAAGCAGCTGGCGAAGCTGGGGCGGCGCTGGCCCAGCGCAGCCTCTGTCAA GTCTTCTTCGTCGGACACGGGGAGCCGCAGCAGCGAGCCGCTACCTCCGCCCCCGCCGCACGTGGAGCTGCGGCGAGTGGGCGCTGTGAAGGCGGCCGGGGGAGCCTCCGGTAGCCGCGCCAAGCGCATCTCCCAGCTCTTCCGGGGCTCGGGGACCGGGACCACGGGGTCCGGCGGCGCAGGAGGCCCTGGGACCCCGGGGGGCGCGCAGCGCTGGGCCAGCGAGAAGAAGCTGCCGGAGCTGGCGGCGGGCGTGGCCCCCGAGCCCCCGCTGGCTACCCGCGCCACGGCGCCCCCGGGGGTCCTCAAGATCTTCGGCGCGGGACTGGCATCGGGCGCCAACTACAAGAGCGTGCTGGCCACGGCGCGCTCCACGGCGCGCGAGCTCGTGGCCGAGGCGCTAGAGCGCTACGGCCTAGCAGGCAGCCCCGGCGGTGGCCCCGGCGAGAGCAGCTGCGTGGACGCCTTCGCTTTGTGCGACGCGCTGGGCCGGCCCGCGGCGGCGGGCGTGGGAAGCGGCGAGTGGCGGGCGGAACACCTGCGCGTGCTGGGCGACTCCGAGCGCCCGCTGCTGGTGCAGGAGCTGTGGCGGGCGCGGCCCGGCTGGGCGCGGCGCTTCGAGTTGCGCGGCCGCGAGGAGGCGCGGCGCCTGGAGCAGGAGGCCTTCGGGGCCGCGGACAGCGAAG GCACCGGCGCCCCTTCGTGGCGGCCACAGAAGAACCGCTCCCGGGCGGCGTCGGGTGGGGCAGCGCTGGCCAGTCCTGGCCCGGGGACCGGATCAGGGGCCCCAGCTGGGTCTGGAGGCAAGGAGCGCTCAGAAAACTTGTCCTTGCGGCGCAGCGTGTCGGAGCTTAGCCTtcaggggcggcggcggcggcagcaggagcggAGACAGCAGGCACTTAGCATGGCCCCAGGGGCAGCCGACGCCCAAATCGGACCTGCAGACCCCGGGGACTTCGATCAGTTGACTCAGTGCCTCATCCAGGCCCCCAGCAACCGCCCCTACTTCCTGCTGCTCCAGGGCTACCAGGACGCCCAG GACTTTGTGGTGTATGTGATGACGCGAGAGCAGCACGTGTTTGGGCGAGGTGGGAACTCGTCGGGCCGCGGCGGGTCCCCGGCTCCCTATGTGGACACCTTCCTCAACGCCCCGGACATCCTGCCGCGTCACTGCACAGTGCGCGCGGGCCCTGAGCACCCGGCCATGGTGCGCCCGTCCCGGGGCGCCCCAGTCACGCACAACGGGTGCCTCCTGCTGCGGGAGGCTGAGCTGCACCCGGGCGACCTCCTGGGGCTGGGCGAGCACTTCCTGTTCATGTACAAGGACCCCCGCACTGGGGGCTCGGGGCCTGCGAGGCCGCCGTGGTTGCCCGCGCGCCCCGGGGCCACGCCGCCGGGCCCTGGCTGGGCCTTCTCCTGTCGCCTGTGCGGCCGCGGCCTGCAGGAGCGCGGCGAGGCACTGGCCGCCTACCTGGACGGCCGTGAGCCAGTCCTGCGCTTCCGGCCGCGCGAGGAGGAGGCGCTGCTGGGCGAGATCGTGCGCGCCGCAGCCGCCGGCGCGGGAGACCTGCCGCCCCTCGGGCCCGCCACGCTGCTGGCGCTGTGCGTGCAGCATTCCGCCCGTGAGCTGGAGCTGGGCCACCTGCCACGACTGCTGGGCCGCCTGGCCCGGCTCATCAAGGAGGCCGTCTGG ACTCTATATTCAACGCTGCCTGCTCTCCTGGATAGTAACCCTTTCACAGCTGGTGCAGAGCTGCCGGGGCCTGGCGCGGAGCTGGGGGCCATGCCTCCAGGATTGAGACCTACCCTGGGCGTGTTCCAGGCAGCCTTGGAGCTGACCAGCCAGTGCGAGCTGCACCCTGACCTCGTGTCTCAGACTTTTGGCTACTTGTTCTTCTTCTCCAACGCATCCCTTCTGAACTCGCTGATGGAACGAG GTCAAGGCCGGCCTTTCTATCAATGGTCCCGAGCTGTTCAAATCCGAACCAACCTGGACCTCGTCTTGGACTGGCTACAGGGAGCTGGGCTGGGCGACATTGCCACTGAGTTCTTCCGGAAGCTCTCCATGGCTGTGAACCTGCTCTGTGTGCCCCGCACTTCCCTGCTCAAG GCTTCATGGAGCAGCCTAAGAACCGACCACCCCACCTTGACCCCCGCCCAGCTGCACCATCTGCTCAGCCACTATCAGCTGGGCCCTGGCCGCGGGCCGCCAGCCGCGTGGGACCCTCCCCCTGCAGAGCGGGAGGCTGTGGACACAG GAATCTGTAAGGCAAGTTCCCAGCCCTTTCTCAGGGATTTGGGAAGCCGTTTCCCAGGCAACGGTGGCCTTCCATCGTCTGAACTACAACTTCCATCATGCCCAGGGGCTCCTAGAGTAGCGTGTGAACGGACCCCGCCCCAGGAGTTGCTGGg GGGACATCTTCGAAAGCTTCTCCTCGCACCCGCCCCTCATCCTCCCCCTGGGGAGCTCGCGCCTGCGCCTCACTGGTCCAGTGACGGACGATGCCTTGCACCGCGAACTCCGTAG